One genomic window of Macaca mulatta isolate MMU2019108-1 chromosome 8, T2T-MMU8v2.0, whole genome shotgun sequence includes the following:
- the TRMT12 gene encoding tRNA wybutosine-synthesizing protein 2 homolog yields MGENVVVSNMERESGKPVAVVAVVTEPRFTQRYREYLERQKLFDTQHRVEKMPDGWVALPVLGETLPEQHLQELRNRVAPGSACMLTRLPDPVPSKRAQGCSPAQKLCLEVSRWVEGRGVKWSAELEADLPRSWQRHGNLLLLSEDCFQANQWKNLGPELWETVASALGVQRLAKRGRVSPDGTRTPAVTLLLGDHGWVEHVDNGILYKFDVTQCMFSFGNITEKLRVASLSCAGEVLVDLYAGIGYFTLPFLVHAGAAFVHACEWNPHAVVALRNNLEINGVADRCQIHFGDNRKLKLSNIADRVILGLIPSSEEGWPIACQVLRQDAGGILHIHQNVESFPGKNLQPLEVSKTEKEHWLYPQQITTNQWKNGATRDTRGKMLSPATKPEWQRWAESAETRIATLLQQVHGKPWKTQILHIQPVKSYAPHVDHIVLDLECCPCP; encoded by the coding sequence ATGGGAGAGAATGTGGTCGTTAGCAACatggagagagaaagtgggaagCCCGTGGCTGTTGTCGCAGTTGTGACTGAGCCTCGGTTTACCCAGCGATACAGAGAATATCTCGAGAGGCAGAAACTCTTTGATACACAGCACCGTGTGGAAAAGATGCCGGATGGCTGGGTGGCGCTACCAGTGCTGGGAGAGACGCTTCCAGAGCAGCACCTGCAGGAGCTGAGAAATCGTGTTGCCCCAGGCAGTGCCTGTATGCTGACGCGGCTCCCGGATCCTGTTCCTTCAAAGAGGGCCCAGGGTTGTTCACCTGCCCAAAAATTGTGTCTTGAGGTGAGTCGCTGGGTGGAGGGCCGGGGAGTCAAGTGGTCAGCCGAGTTGGAGGCTGATTTGCCCCGATCATGGCAACGGCATGGTAATCTCTTGTTGCTGAGTGAAGACTGTTTCCAAGCCAATCAGTGGAAAAATCTGGGACCGGAACTCTGGGAGACCGTTGCCTCCGCACTTGGCGTCCAGCGTTTGGCAAAACGCGGGCGGGTATCACCGGATGGCACTCGAACTCCTGCAGTGACACTGCTGCTGGGTGACCATGGCTGGGTAGAGCATGTGGATAATGGTATCCTTTATAAGTTTGACGTGACCCAGTGTATGTTCTCCTTCGGAAACATCACTGAGAAGCTTCGAGTGGCATCCTTGTCCTGTGCTGGAGAAGTGCTGGTGGATCTCTATGCAGGGATTGGTTATTTTACGTTGCCTTTCCTAGTTCATGCTGGTGCTGCCTTCGTCCATGCTTGTGAGTGGAATCCCCATGCTGTAGTTGCTCTGAGAAATAACCTTGAGATCAATGGAGTAGCAGATCGGTGCCAAATACACTTTGGAGATAACAGAAAACTGAAGCTCTCAAATATTGCAGATAGGGTGATTCTGGGGCTGATTCCCAGCTCTGAAGAAGGCTGGCCCATTGCCTGCCAAGTGTTACGGCAAGATGCTGGAGGCATTTTGCATATCCACCAAAATGTGGAATCTTTCCCAGGGAAGAATCTTCAGCCTCTTGAAGTCAGCAAAACAGAGAAAGAACATTGGCTGTATCCTCAGCAAATTACCACCAACCAATGGAAAAATGGAGCTACCAGGGATACTAGGGGAAAAATGTTGTCACCAGCCACCAAGCCAGAGTGGCAAAGGTGGGCAGAATCTGCAGAAACTCGAATCGCCACTCTTCTTCAGCAGGTGCATGGGAAACCGTGGAAGACACAAATTCTGCACATCCAACCAGTGAAATCCTACGCTCCCCATGTGGATCACATAGTCCTGGATCTGGAATGCTGCCCCTGTCCTTAA